A part of Anolis sagrei isolate rAnoSag1 chromosome 3, rAnoSag1.mat, whole genome shotgun sequence genomic DNA contains:
- the RPS11 gene encoding small ribosomal subunit protein uS17 — MADTQTERAYQKQPTIFQNKKRVLLGDTGKEKLPRYYKNIGLGFKTPKEAIEGTYIDKKCPFTGNVSIRGRILSGVVTKMKMQRTIVIRRDYLHYIRKYNRFEKRHKNMSVHLSPCFRDVQIGDIVTVGECRPLSKTVRFNVLKVTKAAGTKKQFQKF; from the exons ATGGCGGACACGCAG ACGGAGAGGGCTTACCAGAAGCAGCCCACCATCTTCCAGAACAAGAAGCGGGTGCTTCTGGGGGACACTGGCAAAGAGAAGCTCCCTCGCTATTACAAGAACATCGGCCTGGGTTTCAAGACCCCCAAGGAG GCCATCGAAGGCACCTACATTGACAAGAAATGTCCTTTCACGGGTAATGTCTCGATCCGAGGCCGCATCCTGTCAG GAGTGGTCACCAAGATGAAGATGCAGCGCACCATCGTCATCCGCAGGGACTACTTGCACTACATCCGCAAGTACAACCGCTTTGAGAAGCGCCACAAGAACATGTCGGTGCACCTGTCCCCTTGTTTCAG gGACGTCCAGATCGGGGACATTGTGACGGTGGGCGAGTGCCGCCCGCTCAGCAAGACGGTCCGCTTCAACGTTCTGAAGGTGACCAAAGCCGCCGGCACCAAGAAGCAGTTCCAGAAGTTctga
- the LOC132770305 gene encoding ubiquilin-1-like yields MMVESQKVLDLGGSSEPQVVRMLMKTPWQTEEFMVHKDMSVQELKAHVARHFAASSPDQVELVYAGKVLKDHKALGQYAIQLDDDALVHVVIRSQRGGPPMPRAPSSAFTRDCLRELTASLGPNTAKFEAFQSRLMSQPEVMLQLLENPFIQSKLSSPDLMKELVTNSPQEVRPASQRPSDANHFLTSPEGLRLVVELAKHPAALRELLWPNPPAAGSPGSISGGHNNNSSGGLQGTFSEVQGFLPRRSTPSNGHHDEKPGRIRERLSPRNLWPPKASPGGNNHSRGESYGIARGEAGPLVKSLLHQIIKHLLQNMMGSPSRMAAGGQAAQRSAAGSRASQEQGAMHIPALLQQIQSMDLLLANWSPKEIQGLLDIQQRLQALATDELPAAERRGRSERPARRAHSITSLCDLAPPPDSNSTGRKDFSGAQRILESLVGSGFLTSPKPTGHQRGSSAQPSAKQKRTYKL; encoded by the coding sequence ATGATGGTGGAAAGCCAGAAGGTGCTGGACTTGGGGGGCTCCTCGGAGCCTCAGGTGGTCCGGATGCTCATGAAGACCCCCTGGCAGACAGAAGAGTTCATGGTCCACAAGGACATGTCCGTCCAGGAGCTCAAGGCGCACGTTGCCCGGCATTTCGCCGCCTCTTCGCCAGACCAAGTGGAGCTGGTCTATGCCGGGAAGGTCCTGAAGGACCACAAGGCCTTGGGCCAGTATGCCATCCAGTTGGATGACGACGCCCTTGTCCATGTGGTCATCCGGTCCCAGCGGGGAGGTCCTCCGATGCCACGGGCCCCCAGCAGTGCCTTTACTCGCGACTGCCTCCGCGAACTGACCGCCAGCCTCGGCCCAAACACGGCCAAGTTCGAGGCCTTCCAGAGCCGGCTGATGTCCCAACCGGAAGTCATGCTGCAGCTGCTGGAGAACCCCTTCATCCAGAGCAAGCTCTCCAGCCCGGACCTGATGAAAGAGCTGGTCACCAATAGTCCTCAGGAGGTGCGGCCGGCCAGTCAGCGGCCCTCCGACGCCAACCATTTCTTGACTTCTCCGGAGGGATTGCGGCTGGTGGTGGAGCTGGCCAAGCACCCAGCCGCATTGAGGGAGCTCCTCTGGCCAAATCCCCCAGCTGCTGGATCCCCAGGAAGCATCTCCGgtggacacaacaacaacagcagcggTGGCCTCCAAGGGACCTTCTCCGAGGTCCAAGGATTCCTGCCCAGAAGGTCAACCCCAAGCAATGGCCACCATGACGAAAAGCCCGGCCGGATCAGGGAACGCCTCTCACCCCGCAACCTTTGGCCTCCGAAGGCATCCCCAGGGGGCAACAACCACAGCAGAGGAGAGAGCTACGGCATCGCAAGAGGAGAGGCTGGACCACTGGTGAAGAGCCTGCTCCACCAGATCATCAAGCACCTCCTGCAGAACATGATGGGCAGCCCCTCCAGGATGGCCGCCGGTGGTCAAGCAGCCCAGAGGAGTGCGGCTGGATCTAGAGCCTCCCAAGAACAAGGAGCAATGCACATCCCAGCCCTCTTGCAGCAGATCCAGAGCATGGACCTCCTCCTGGCCAACTGGAGCCCCAAAGAGATCCAAGGCTTGCTTGACATCCAACAGCGGCTGCAAGCTCTGGCCACAGATGAACTGCCAGCCGCAGAGAGAAGAGGACGGTCTGAGCGTCCGGCAAGGAGGGCCCACTCCATCACCTCTCTCTGTGACTTGGCTCCACCGCCGGACTCCAACAGCACCGGACGGAAGGACTTCTCCGGTGCCCAGCGGATCCTGGAGAGTTTGGTAGGGTCCGGTTTCCTCACCAGTCCAAAGCCCACTGGACATCAAAGGGGCTCCTCAGCCCAGCCGTCAGCCAAGCAGAAGCGGACCTACAAGCTCTGA